A genomic stretch from Thermomonospora umbrina includes:
- a CDS encoding FAD-dependent monooxygenase, protein MIDVAVVGGGPVGMLVAAEVALQGVRPVVLERLAEPGGESKAGTLHARTAQSLDRRGLLEAVGRPVYGGVGFHFSGMFGLDLGRVVEDGPTLVGSPQAWAEHVFAERALESGAEIRRGQEVTGLVQHDDRVTLTVNGREVDARYVVGADGARSVVRKAAGIAFTGTEARVAALMGAVRLPDDLPGGWHRTPRGWLLVWPARSGRGRITTYDYRGPHADRQAPVTLDELRAAAEYIAGRPIPMSDPQFLSRYGDAALQAETYRRGRVLLAGDAAHVHFPWGGQGLNTGLEDAFNLGWKLAAEVRGTAPRGLLDTYHSERHPVAARVLWNVRAQNALAHPDPAVDPLRELFAELMRFDQVNEHLSGMVSGVRTVYDVGVPGAGHMAPDMVLHVDGRTVRLVELLRAARPLLLDLADRDDLVEVVEGGPVSVVRAKAERREPTDALLVRPDGYVAWAGGDVASLRRAVARWF, encoded by the coding sequence ATGATCGATGTCGCAGTCGTCGGCGGTGGCCCCGTGGGCATGCTGGTGGCGGCCGAGGTGGCCCTGCAGGGGGTGCGGCCCGTCGTGTTGGAGCGGCTCGCCGAGCCCGGCGGAGAGTCCAAGGCCGGGACCCTGCACGCCCGTACCGCGCAGAGCCTCGATCGCAGGGGGCTGCTCGAGGCGGTCGGGCGGCCCGTGTACGGCGGGGTGGGCTTCCACTTCTCCGGCATGTTCGGGCTCGACCTCGGTCGGGTCGTGGAGGACGGGCCGACCCTCGTCGGCAGCCCGCAGGCCTGGGCCGAGCACGTGTTCGCGGAGCGGGCCCTCGAGTCGGGCGCCGAGATCCGACGAGGTCAGGAGGTCACCGGGCTGGTGCAGCACGACGACCGCGTGACCCTCACCGTGAACGGACGGGAGGTCGACGCGCGGTACGTCGTCGGTGCGGACGGCGCCCGCAGCGTCGTCCGCAAGGCCGCGGGGATCGCGTTCACCGGCACCGAGGCGCGCGTCGCCGCGCTCATGGGCGCCGTGCGACTGCCGGACGACCTCCCCGGAGGCTGGCATCGGACGCCTCGCGGCTGGCTCCTCGTCTGGCCCGCCCGGTCCGGTCGTGGTCGCATCACGACGTACGACTACCGGGGGCCGCACGCCGATCGGCAGGCGCCGGTCACCCTCGACGAGCTGCGGGCGGCGGCCGAGTACATCGCGGGGCGGCCCATCCCGATGAGCGACCCGCAGTTCCTGAGCAGGTACGGTGACGCGGCGCTCCAGGCGGAGACGTACCGGAGGGGACGGGTGCTGCTGGCGGGCGACGCCGCGCACGTGCACTTCCCGTGGGGCGGTCAGGGTCTGAACACCGGGCTGGAGGACGCCTTCAACCTCGGCTGGAAGCTCGCCGCCGAGGTCCGGGGAACGGCTCCGCGCGGGCTGCTCGACACCTACCACTCCGAGCGTCACCCGGTGGCCGCGCGCGTGCTGTGGAACGTGCGGGCCCAGAACGCCCTGGCGCATCCCGACCCGGCCGTCGACCCGCTGCGCGAGCTGTTCGCCGAGCTGATGCGGTTCGACCAGGTCAACGAGCACCTCAGCGGCATGGTCAGCGGGGTGCGCACCGTGTACGACGTGGGCGTCCCGGGGGCGGGGCACATGGCCCCGGACATGGTGCTGCACGTCGACGGCCGTACGGTCCGCCTCGTGGAGCTGCTGCGCGCGGCACGACCGCTCCTCCTCGACCTCGCCGACCGGGACGATCTGGTGGAGGTCGTCGAGGGCGGTCCGGTGTCGGTCGTCCGGGCCAAGGCGGAGCGGCGGGAGCCGACCGACGCGCTGTTGGTCCGCCCCGACGGTTACGTGGCCTGGGCGGGCGGCGACGTGGCCTCCCTCCGCCGAGCCGTCGCCCGCTGGTTCTGA
- a CDS encoding MFS transporter: MSLAPSRPTPRPAPATAPFARTAAVLSFTALLATGQLYGVIPLFAAMEDDWGAGRTTLTWMVSVFGFGYVAGFLLFGPLSDRFGRRRVVVWGVAATTLTTALVATAPSLGSGLALRALQGLTIGAFPPVAMAYVGERVEPRRRLVTLTAMTTGFLSAAVLGQLAAQGLAATVGWRAFFLFGAVAFAVAAVALHRVMLPDPPVGGRSPLDAYRAMPALLVSPRLRRLYLATLTVLGSFVAVFTGLELSGVDGLLGLRAAALPVILAIPFLTPRLARLPGPHRVGAALALAAGAVALAGLLEPGTAVLAVLLIALTGGIAIAAPGLVDTVGTRAGDARGPAISLFTAVLFLGASIGPQIAGPLTSHGFAPLAYVLAGLLLSGSLLAASTASAARR, from the coding sequence ATGAGCCTCGCACCATCACGCCCCACCCCCCGACCGGCTCCGGCGACGGCGCCGTTCGCCCGTACGGCGGCGGTCCTCTCGTTCACCGCGTTGCTCGCGACCGGCCAGTTGTACGGGGTCATCCCGCTGTTCGCCGCGATGGAGGACGACTGGGGCGCCGGTCGCACCACGCTGACCTGGATGGTGAGCGTGTTCGGGTTCGGCTATGTGGCCGGTTTCCTCCTGTTCGGCCCGCTGTCCGACCGGTTCGGACGACGCCGCGTGGTCGTCTGGGGCGTCGCGGCGACGACGCTCACCACGGCGTTGGTGGCGACCGCGCCCTCACTGGGCTCGGGCCTCGCGTTGCGCGCCCTGCAGGGGCTGACGATCGGCGCCTTCCCTCCGGTCGCCATGGCGTACGTCGGCGAACGCGTCGAGCCCCGGCGGCGCCTGGTCACGCTGACGGCGATGACCACGGGCTTCCTGTCGGCGGCCGTGCTCGGCCAGCTCGCCGCGCAGGGGTTGGCGGCGACCGTGGGGTGGCGCGCGTTCTTCCTGTTCGGCGCGGTGGCGTTCGCCGTGGCCGCCGTGGCCCTGCACCGGGTGATGCTCCCGGATCCGCCCGTCGGTGGGCGGTCCCCGCTGGACGCCTACCGCGCGATGCCCGCCCTGTTGGTCTCTCCCCGGCTGCGGAGGCTCTACCTGGCCACGCTCACGGTGCTGGGCTCGTTCGTCGCGGTGTTCACCGGTCTCGAGCTCAGCGGCGTGGACGGGCTGCTGGGCCTGCGCGCCGCCGCGCTGCCCGTCATCCTCGCGATCCCGTTCCTCACCCCGCGTCTGGCCCGGCTGCCCGGACCCCATCGGGTGGGCGCGGCGCTGGCGCTGGCCGCCGGCGCGGTCGCCCTGGCGGGGCTGTTGGAGCCGGGGACGGCCGTCCTGGCGGTGCTGCTCATCGCCCTCACCGGCGGGATCGCGATCGCCGCGCCGGGGCTGGTGGACACCGTCGGCACCCGCGCCGGTGACGCCCGTGGACCGGCGATCTCGCTGTTCACCGCCGTGCTGTTCCTGGGCGCCAGCATCGGTCCGCAGATCGCCGGACCTCTCACCTCTCACGGCTTCGCGCCCTTGGCCTACGTCCTCGCGGGGCTGCTGCTCTCGGGCTCCCTGCTCGCGGCGTCCACCGCAAGCGCCGCCCGCCGATGA
- a CDS encoding TetR/AcrR family transcriptional regulator, with protein MSRDAAGTTRDALLHAAREEFAAHGIAGARVDRIARRAGVNKERIYGHFGSKDKLFDTVMNVALDELAEALSQPGEDPVEYVGQLFDHYRAHPEVLRLLMWESLHQRDENLPHDQRRVDRCRAKVDSLASGLARETGPEMGRLMFTLIGLAAWPTAMPQIAQIMLGDLAGDPDDPAAMREHVTAFARAALEKADPR; from the coding sequence ATGTCGAGGGACGCCGCCGGTACCACCAGAGACGCCCTGCTCCACGCCGCGCGCGAGGAGTTCGCCGCCCACGGCATCGCCGGGGCCCGGGTCGACCGGATCGCCCGCCGCGCCGGGGTCAACAAGGAGCGCATCTACGGCCACTTCGGCAGCAAGGACAAGCTCTTCGACACCGTCATGAACGTCGCCCTCGACGAACTCGCCGAGGCGCTCTCCCAACCCGGCGAGGACCCGGTCGAGTACGTCGGGCAGCTCTTCGACCACTACCGCGCCCACCCCGAGGTGCTGCGGCTGCTGATGTGGGAGTCCCTCCACCAGCGGGACGAGAACCTGCCGCACGACCAGCGGCGCGTCGACCGCTGCCGCGCCAAGGTCGACTCCCTCGCCTCCGGCCTCGCCCGCGAGACGGGCCCGGAGATGGGCCGTCTCATGTTCACCCTCATCGGCCTCGCCGCCTGGCCCACCGCGATGCCCCAGATCGCCCAGATCATGCTGGGCGACCTGGCCGGCGACCCCGACGACCCCGCCGCGATGCGCGAGCACGTCACCGCCTTCGCCCGCGCCGCGCTGGAGAAGGCCGACCCCCGCTGA
- a CDS encoding NAD(P)H-binding protein produces the protein MNVVIAGGHGKIALLLAARLAGRRDGVTALIRNPDHADDVRETGARPVVRDLERASVDEVAEVLAGADAAVFAAGAGPGSGVARKDTVDRGASVLLADAAERAGVGRFVQISAMGAGLPPRPGTDEVWAAYVRAKGEAEDDLRARDLDWLVLRPGRLTDDPGTGRVTLAEPEVGRGDVTRDDVAAVIVALLDAPAVRRRTLDLVNGPVPVAEAVAALG, from the coding sequence ATGAACGTTGTGATCGCCGGGGGCCATGGGAAGATCGCACTGCTGCTGGCCGCAAGGCTGGCGGGCCGGCGTGACGGGGTGACGGCCCTCATCCGCAATCCCGACCACGCCGACGACGTCCGGGAGACCGGGGCGCGGCCCGTCGTCCGCGACCTGGAGCGCGCCTCGGTCGACGAGGTCGCCGAGGTGCTGGCGGGCGCCGACGCCGCGGTCTTCGCCGCCGGCGCCGGGCCGGGCAGCGGCGTCGCCCGCAAGGACACCGTGGACCGGGGAGCGTCCGTGCTGTTGGCCGACGCGGCCGAGCGGGCGGGGGTCGGCCGATTCGTGCAGATCTCCGCCATGGGCGCCGGGCTGCCGCCGCGCCCGGGCACCGATGAGGTGTGGGCCGCCTACGTGCGGGCCAAGGGCGAGGCCGAGGACGACCTGCGCGCCCGTGATCTCGACTGGCTGGTGCTGCGGCCCGGCCGGCTCACCGACGACCCCGGAACGGGACGGGTGACGCTGGCCGAGCCCGAGGTGGGCCGGGGCGACGTGACCCGCGACGACGTGGCCGCCGTGATCGTCGCGCTGCTGGACGCCCCGGCCGTGCGGCGCCGCACGCTCGACCTCGTCAACGGGCCGGTGCCCGTCGCCGAGGCCGTCGCGGCCCTCGGCTGA
- a CDS encoding AMP-dependent synthetase/ligase, which yields MREISVPAMVKVPESATLTDAPFSRAEADPGRIVLRRKAGDAWSAVTAGEFAAEVTGVAKGLIAAGVEPGDRVALLSQTRYEWTLFDYAVWAAGGVVVPVYETSSPEQIRWILADSGAKALVAETDAHLASVAEVRESLPELAHVWGIDGGGVAELTAAGADVTEEAFKERRTSRTGSDVATLIYTSGTTGRPKGCELTHFNFVSTARNSLQGALGEVTFEGSSTLLFLPLAHVFARLIEVGCIEGGVVLAHSDIPSLLPDLASFRPTFLLAVPRVFEKVYNGAEQKAAAGGGAKGKIFHAAAATAIAYSRALDAPGGPKTGLKIKHRVFDRLVYGKLREAVGGRVQFAVSGGAALGERLGHFFRGVGIVILEGYGLTETTAPATVNRPRAMRVGTVGRPIPGVDVRIADDGEVLVKGVNVLRGYWGNEAATKEAVEDGWFRTGDLGSLDPDGYLKITGRKKEILVTAGGKNVAPAPLEDRLRAHPLVSQCLVVGDGRKFIGALITLDEEALGPWAQAHGRSPGLTPAQAREDADVRAALDTAVAEANRSVSQAEAIKKYAILDVDFTEATGHLTPSLKVKRNVVLRDFADEIEALYS from the coding sequence GTGCGCGAGATCAGCGTCCCCGCCATGGTGAAGGTGCCCGAGTCCGCCACCTTGACCGACGCGCCGTTCTCCCGTGCCGAGGCCGATCCCGGGCGGATCGTGCTGCGCCGCAAGGCCGGGGACGCGTGGAGCGCGGTCACCGCCGGCGAGTTCGCCGCCGAGGTGACCGGTGTGGCCAAGGGGCTCATCGCCGCCGGCGTCGAGCCCGGCGACCGCGTCGCCCTGCTGTCGCAGACCCGGTACGAGTGGACGCTCTTCGACTACGCCGTCTGGGCGGCCGGGGGCGTCGTCGTCCCCGTCTACGAGACGTCCTCCCCCGAGCAGATCCGGTGGATCCTCGCCGACTCCGGGGCCAAGGCCCTCGTCGCCGAGACCGACGCCCACCTCGCCTCGGTGGCGGAGGTGCGGGAGTCCCTGCCGGAGCTGGCGCACGTGTGGGGCATCGACGGCGGCGGCGTGGCCGAGCTGACCGCGGCGGGCGCGGACGTGACCGAGGAGGCGTTCAAGGAGCGCCGCACCTCGCGGACGGGCTCCGACGTCGCCACCCTCATCTACACCTCCGGCACCACGGGCCGTCCCAAGGGCTGCGAGCTCACCCACTTCAACTTCGTCTCGACCGCGCGCAACAGCCTGCAGGGCGCGCTGGGCGAGGTCACCTTCGAGGGCTCCTCGACGCTGCTGTTCCTGCCGCTGGCCCACGTGTTCGCCCGGCTGATCGAGGTCGGCTGCATCGAGGGCGGGGTGGTGCTCGCGCACAGCGACATCCCGTCCCTGCTGCCCGACCTGGCGAGCTTCCGGCCCACCTTCCTGCTCGCCGTGCCGCGGGTGTTCGAGAAGGTCTACAACGGCGCCGAGCAGAAGGCCGCCGCCGGCGGCGGGGCCAAGGGCAAGATCTTCCACGCCGCCGCCGCGACCGCCATCGCCTACAGCAGGGCCCTGGACGCGCCGGGCGGCCCCAAGACCGGCCTCAAGATCAAGCACCGGGTGTTCGATCGGCTGGTCTACGGAAAGCTCCGCGAGGCCGTCGGCGGCCGGGTGCAGTTCGCGGTGTCCGGGGGCGCGGCCCTCGGCGAACGGCTCGGCCACTTCTTCCGCGGGGTCGGCATCGTGATCCTGGAGGGCTACGGCCTGACCGAGACCACCGCCCCCGCCACGGTGAACCGGCCGCGCGCCATGCGGGTCGGCACCGTGGGCCGGCCGATCCCCGGCGTGGACGTGCGGATCGCCGACGACGGCGAGGTGCTGGTCAAGGGCGTCAACGTGCTGCGCGGCTACTGGGGCAACGAGGCCGCCACCAAGGAGGCGGTGGAGGACGGCTGGTTCCGCACCGGCGACCTCGGCTCGCTGGACCCCGACGGGTACCTCAAGATCACCGGCCGGAAGAAGGAGATCCTGGTCACCGCGGGCGGCAAGAACGTGGCCCCGGCCCCGTTGGAGGACCGGCTGCGGGCCCACCCGCTGGTCAGCCAGTGTCTGGTGGTGGGCGACGGGCGCAAGTTCATCGGCGCCCTGATCACCCTGGACGAGGAGGCCCTCGGGCCGTGGGCGCAGGCCCACGGCAGGTCCCCGGGGCTCACCCCGGCGCAGGCCCGCGAGGACGCCGACGTGCGCGCCGCCCTCGACACCGCCGTGGCCGAGGCCAACCGCAGCGTCAGCCAGGCCGAGGCCATCAAGAAGTACGCGATCCTGGACGTCGACTTCACCGAGGCGACCGGCCACCTGACCCCGTCGCTCAAGGTCAAGCGCAACGTCGTCCTCCGGGACTTCGCCGACGAGATCGAGGCGCTGTACTCCTGA
- a CDS encoding copper homeostasis protein CutC has protein sequence MALLEVIALDADDARAAEEGGADRIEVVADMAADGLTPDPEAVALMRRATSLPMRVMLRANPGFRTTAPELDRLRRAAEDLKDAGADGFVFGFLDAAGNVDLAATGKLAAVTAPLPWTFHRAVDHAADAARAWDTVCDLGGTLDTVLTAGSSRGVDAGGETLVRRAAGSPGPARMIMAGGGLRRKHVALLAAAGVGAFHVGSAVRPDGSWDAPVDAALVREWRTLVSAAVGG, from the coding sequence ATGGCGCTGCTCGAAGTGATCGCTCTCGACGCGGACGACGCGCGCGCGGCCGAGGAGGGCGGCGCCGACCGGATCGAGGTCGTCGCCGACATGGCCGCCGACGGGCTCACCCCCGATCCGGAGGCGGTGGCCCTGATGCGCCGCGCCACCTCGCTGCCGATGCGGGTGATGCTGCGGGCCAACCCCGGGTTCCGCACCACCGCGCCCGAGTTGGACCGGCTGCGCCGCGCCGCCGAGGACCTCAAGGACGCGGGGGCCGACGGCTTCGTGTTCGGCTTCCTGGACGCGGCCGGCAACGTGGACCTGGCCGCCACCGGCAAGCTCGCCGCGGTGACCGCCCCGCTGCCGTGGACGTTCCACCGCGCCGTCGACCACGCCGCCGACGCGGCGCGGGCGTGGGACACCGTCTGCGACCTCGGCGGCACCCTCGACACGGTGCTCACCGCGGGCTCGTCGCGCGGGGTGGACGCCGGGGGCGAGACGCTGGTCCGCAGGGCGGCGGGCAGCCCCGGCCCGGCGCGGATGATCATGGCCGGCGGGGGGCTCCGCCGCAAGCACGTGGCGCTGTTGGCCGCCGCCGGCGTCGGAGCGTTCCACGTGGGCAGCGCGGTGCGCCCGGACGGCTCGTGGGACGCCCCGGTGGACGCCGCCCTCGTCCGCGAATGGCGCACCCTGGTCTCCGCCGCCGTCGGGGGCTGA
- a CDS encoding metallophosphoesterase family protein: MRIHVVSDVHGNAEALARAGDGADAFLCLGDLILFIDYSDHRQGIFAELFGQDNADHLIALRTEKRFDEARAFSKRMWASLEGGAWPHIERAVRSQYAELFAAMPAPAYLTYGNVDIPQMWADHLRDGHRVLDGEVAEIGGLRFGFVGGGLRTVYRTPNEVDDHVYAEKVAAVGEVDVLCCHIPPAVPELLYDTVARRFERGSEAVLTAIRETQPRYVLFGHVHQPLAKRMRIGRTECVNVGHFRAGGVPFVLDL, from the coding sequence ATGCGGATCCACGTGGTGAGCGACGTCCATGGGAACGCGGAGGCGCTCGCACGGGCCGGGGACGGCGCGGACGCGTTCCTGTGCCTGGGCGACCTGATCCTGTTCATCGACTACTCCGACCACCGGCAGGGCATCTTCGCCGAGCTGTTCGGACAGGACAACGCCGACCACCTGATCGCGCTGCGCACCGAGAAGCGGTTCGACGAGGCGCGGGCGTTCTCCAAGCGGATGTGGGCCTCGCTGGAGGGCGGCGCGTGGCCGCACATCGAACGCGCCGTGCGGAGCCAGTACGCCGAGCTTTTCGCCGCCATGCCCGCGCCCGCGTACCTCACCTACGGCAACGTCGACATCCCGCAGATGTGGGCCGACCACCTCCGCGACGGCCACCGGGTGCTCGACGGGGAGGTCGCCGAGATCGGCGGTCTGCGCTTCGGGTTCGTCGGCGGTGGGCTGCGCACCGTCTACCGCACCCCCAACGAGGTCGACGACCACGTGTACGCGGAGAAGGTCGCCGCGGTGGGGGAGGTGGACGTGCTGTGCTGCCATATCCCCCCCGCCGTCCCCGAACTGCTGTACGACACCGTCGCCCGCCGGTTCGAGCGCGGCAGCGAGGCGGTGCTGACGGCGATCCGCGAGACCCAGCCCCGGTACGTGCTGTTCGGCCACGTCCACCAGCCGCTGGCAAAGCGGATGCGGATCGGCCGTACGGAGTGCGTCAACGTGGGGCACTTCCGGGCCGGCGGCGTGCCGTTCGTCCTGGACCTGTGA
- a CDS encoding SRPBCC family protein produces the protein MADRASSSITVEAGRSAIMTVIADLESYPEWAGGIREVEVQETGPDGRPARARLTIDAGPIKDSYGLAYVWDPDDSGVRWELVDKGNVVTALHGSYRLTEIGEGVTEVVYALAVDVRVPMIGLVKRKGEKMIIDSALKGLKRHVER, from the coding sequence ATGGCGGACCGCGCGAGTTCTTCCATCACCGTCGAGGCGGGCAGGTCCGCGATCATGACGGTGATCGCCGACCTGGAGTCCTATCCGGAGTGGGCGGGGGGGATCCGCGAGGTGGAGGTGCAGGAGACCGGCCCCGACGGCCGTCCCGCCAGGGCCCGGCTGACGATCGACGCGGGCCCCATCAAGGACTCCTACGGGCTGGCCTACGTGTGGGACCCCGACGACTCCGGCGTGCGCTGGGAGCTGGTCGACAAGGGGAACGTCGTCACCGCCCTGCACGGCTCGTACCGGCTCACCGAGATCGGCGAGGGTGTCACCGAGGTGGTCTACGCGTTGGCCGTGGACGTCCGGGTGCCCATGATCGGCCTGGTCAAGCGCAAGGGCGAAAAGATGATCATAGACTCGGCGCTCAAGGGGCTCAAGCGACACGTCGAACGCTGA
- a CDS encoding ROK family glucokinase, with the protein MALTIGVDVGGTKVAAGVVDGRGRILEKVRRPTPSTDPIQTAEVIAEVVDLLKGKFEDVEAVGLGAAGFVDEARSTVLFAPNLAWRDEPIKEKVEGLAGLPVVVENDANATAWGEFRFGAGRGERFLVLVALGTGIGGGIIVDGGLYRGRFGLGGEIGHFRMVPDGRRCGCGNRGCWEQYASGNALVHEARELARVAPAMAGRLLELGEGSPEGISGPEVTQAAREGDPAALECFRTVAGWTGQGLADLAAILDPGAFVIGGGLSDAGDLLLEPVRAAFEAAVTGRGHRRLPDIRIAELGSDAGIVGAADLARSR; encoded by the coding sequence ATGGCGCTGACCATCGGCGTGGACGTGGGTGGCACGAAGGTCGCGGCCGGTGTGGTCGACGGCCGCGGACGGATCCTGGAGAAGGTGCGCAGGCCGACCCCGTCCACCGACCCGATCCAGACCGCCGAGGTCATCGCCGAGGTGGTCGACCTGCTCAAGGGCAAGTTCGAGGACGTCGAGGCCGTCGGGCTGGGCGCGGCCGGTTTCGTCGACGAGGCCCGTTCCACCGTGCTGTTCGCCCCCAACCTGGCCTGGCGCGACGAGCCCATCAAGGAGAAGGTCGAGGGGCTGGCGGGGCTGCCGGTGGTGGTGGAGAACGACGCGAACGCGACCGCCTGGGGCGAGTTCCGGTTCGGCGCCGGGCGGGGCGAGCGCTTCCTGGTCCTGGTCGCCCTCGGCACCGGCATCGGCGGCGGCATCATCGTCGACGGCGGCCTCTACCGTGGCCGGTTCGGCCTCGGCGGCGAGATCGGCCACTTCCGGATGGTCCCCGACGGCCGCCGCTGCGGCTGCGGCAATCGCGGCTGCTGGGAGCAGTACGCCAGCGGCAACGCACTCGTCCACGAGGCCCGCGAGCTGGCCCGGGTGGCGCCCGCGATGGCCGGACGGCTGCTGGAGCTGGGCGAGGGTTCGCCGGAGGGCATCAGCGGCCCGGAGGTCACCCAGGCGGCGCGCGAGGGCGACCCGGCGGCGTTGGAGTGCTTTCGCACCGTGGCGGGCTGGACCGGGCAGGGCCTGGCCGACCTCGCCGCCATTCTGGACCCGGGCGCGTTCGTCATCGGCGGCGGGCTGTCGGACGCCGGCGACCTTCTCCTGGAGCCGGTCCGCGCCGCGTTCGAGGCCGCCGTGACCGGACGCGGCCACCGCAGACTCCCCGACATCAGGATCGCCGAGCTCGGCTCGGACGCCGGCATCGTCGGCGCGGCCGACCTCGCCCGCTCACGCTGA
- a CDS encoding endonuclease/exonuclease/phosphatase family protein, which yields MTPVRVLSYNIRSMRDDTAALARVIRGCEADVVCLQEVPRFLLWRAKRWRLARMTGLRVASSRREAGLAVLAGPRGRVVHAAYHLLTPVPRLHRRGLALAVLEFDGTRLIAASTHLDLRSDARRRHTAEVIELLERARRRFGAPVVLTGDVNEEPGGPSWTLLADAYADAYATAPRGAGHTYSSRDPRRRIDGVFADRRIEVIGCGVPEAPALAADYPRATDHRPVLADLRLTEETVPPA from the coding sequence ATGACGCCGGTACGGGTCCTCAGCTACAACATCCGGTCGATGCGCGACGACACCGCCGCGCTGGCACGCGTCATCCGGGGCTGCGAGGCCGACGTGGTGTGCCTGCAGGAGGTGCCGCGCTTCCTGCTCTGGCGGGCCAAGCGGTGGCGGCTGGCCCGGATGACGGGCCTCCGGGTCGCCTCGAGCCGTCGCGAGGCCGGGCTCGCCGTCCTGGCGGGCCCCCGGGGCCGCGTCGTGCACGCCGCGTACCACCTGCTGACCCCGGTGCCGCGCCTGCACCGCCGCGGCCTGGCCCTGGCCGTGCTGGAGTTCGACGGCACGCGGCTGATCGCCGCGAGCACCCACTTGGACCTGCGCTCCGACGCCCGGAGGCGGCACACCGCCGAGGTCATCGAACTGTTGGAACGTGCCCGCCGCAGATTCGGGGCCCCGGTCGTGCTGACCGGCGACGTCAACGAGGAGCCCGGCGGCCCGTCCTGGACCCTGCTGGCCGACGCCTACGCCGACGCGTACGCGACCGCGCCCCGCGGCGCCGGGCACACCTACTCCTCCCGTGACCCGCGCCGACGGATCGACGGCGTCTTCGCCGACCGACGGATCGAGGTGATCGGCTGCGGCGTCCCCGAGGCCCCCGCCCTCGCCGCCGACTACCCACGCGCCACCGACCACCGCCCGGTGCTGGCGGACCTCCGCCTGACCGAGGAAACCGTCCCACCGGCGTGA
- a CDS encoding lysophospholipid acyltransferase family protein, translating to MFWFWMLLRIILTPIMYVLWRPRNSGMHHVPRSGPALLVSNHLSFADHFFGPLPLRRRIFFIGKAEYFSGKGVKGLLSKAFFTGVGVVPVDRTGGRAGEAALRTGLRILSEGKLLGIYPEGTRVPDERLYKGKTGVARLALKSRAPVIPMAMINTFELMPSGRPYPRLGVRPGVRFGAPLDFSRYYGMEDDREVLRKVTDEIMQSIRELSGQEYVDRYAAEVKAELAGKTPRPVDDEDD from the coding sequence ATGTTCTGGTTCTGGATGCTGCTCCGGATCATCCTCACACCGATCATGTACGTGCTCTGGCGGCCCCGGAACTCCGGCATGCACCACGTGCCGAGGTCCGGCCCGGCGCTGCTGGTCAGCAACCACCTGTCGTTCGCCGACCACTTCTTCGGGCCGCTGCCGCTGCGCCGCCGCATCTTCTTCATCGGCAAGGCCGAGTACTTCTCCGGCAAGGGTGTCAAGGGCCTGCTCAGCAAGGCGTTCTTCACGGGCGTGGGCGTCGTGCCGGTGGACCGCACCGGCGGCCGGGCCGGCGAGGCGGCGCTCCGCACGGGGCTGCGGATCCTGTCGGAGGGCAAGCTGCTGGGGATCTACCCCGAGGGCACCCGGGTGCCCGACGAACGCCTCTACAAGGGCAAGACCGGCGTCGCCCGGCTGGCGCTGAAGTCCCGGGCGCCGGTCATCCCGATGGCGATGATCAACACCTTCGAGCTGATGCCCTCGGGCCGGCCGTACCCGCGGCTCGGCGTGCGCCCCGGCGTGCGGTTCGGGGCGCCGCTGGACTTCTCCCGCTACTACGGGATGGAGGACGACCGGGAGGTGCTGCGCAAGGTCACCGACGAGATCATGCAGTCCATCCGGGAGCTGTCCGGCCAGGAGTACGTGGACCGCTACGCCGCCGAGGTCAAGGCCGAGCTGGCCGGGAAGACCCCGCGTCCGGTCGACGACGAGGACGACTGA